Proteins from a genomic interval of Lolium perenne isolate Kyuss_39 chromosome 1, Kyuss_2.0, whole genome shotgun sequence:
- the LOC139834226 gene encoding ethylene-responsive transcription factor RAP2-3-like: protein MHPHRRSSSGYHGVRARPSGRFDVEIRSGEERIRLGTFDTAHEAACAYDTVAWRLGRPRRHMNFDDVWTREQAEMLTPPSLAITTEQRRRARELEQRLRVAEQDERLRLEWVCAFPEDVAAMEAF, encoded by the coding sequence ATGCATCCGCACCGCCGCTCCTCCTCCGGCTACCACGGTGTTCGCGCGCGGCCGAGCGGACGCTTCGACGTCGAGATCCGCTCCGGCGAGGAGCGCATCCGCCTCGGCACCTTCGAcacggcgcacgaggcggcgTGCGCCTACGACACCGTCGCCTGGCGCCTCGGCCGCCCCCGCCGGCACATGAACTTCGACGACGTTTGGACGCGCGAGCAGGCGGAGATGCTCACGCCGCCATCGCTGGCTATCACGACCGAGCAGCGGCGGCGAGCCCGCGAGCTCGAGCAACGCCTGCGCGTCGCGGAGCAGGACGAGCGCCTCCGCCTCGAGTGGGTGTGCGCGTTCCCGGAGGACGTCGCCGCGATGGAGGCGTTCTAA